AGAACATCAGTCGAATTTGGATTAACGAAGGCAACTTTGGCGACCATTATAAATGGCGGTTGATGCGCGCAAATGGTGTGCCAGAAGATTTGATTACCGGCGACGGCGATGATTACCAGAAGTTTCTTGCATGGGCCGGCACGATTGAAAAAGCCCTCGGCAACCCACTGTTTGAGTGGACTCATCTCGAACTGCGCCGTTTCTTTGGGATTAATGATGTCTTTAATACCAAGACCGCTCCTGCCATTTGGGAAAAGGCCAATCAGCTGTTAGCCACCGATGATTTTAAACCACGCAATTTGATTAAGCGTTCAAATGTTCAAGTTGTCTGCACGACTGATGACCCCGCTTCTGATTTGAAGTACCACAAGTTGCTCAAAAAAGAAGAAGACCAAAATGGCTTCAAAGTATTGCCGGCAATGCGTCCGGACAAGGCGTTCAACTTGACTGATGACGGTTACGGCGATTATCTTGACCAACTTGCAAAAGTTTCCGGCAAAAAGATTACTTCATTTAAGAGCCTGGTTGGCGCCCTTCGGCAACGGTTCCAGTACTTCGAAAGCCTGGGCGGCCGATTGTCAGACCACGGTCTCAACTTCTTCCACTTTGTAAAAGCTTCAGACGATGAAATGAACGATATCATCGACAAAGCCCGCAATAATAAGCAACTCACCAAGACTGAAATCGACCAGTATCAAACCATGCTGGTTGAAGCCCTGATGCATCTGAACAAAGAATTCAACTGGACGATGCAGTTCCACATGAATGTCATCCGAAACGCTAACAAGCCCATGCTGAAGAGCTTTGGGACTGATGGTGGATTTGACTCCATGGGAACCCAGCCTGATTTGGCCCAGCAATTCATGAAACTCTTGATGGATGCGCAGGAAGAGGACCAAATCCCTAAGATGATCATTTACTCATTGAATCCAAATGACTGGATGGAATTAGCAACCGGAATGGGTGATTTCCAGCAAGACGGCGTTCAAAAGCTGCAGTTGGGAGCTGCCTGGTGGTTTAACGACACCTTCAGCGGGATGAAGAAACAGTTGACGATCATGGCTGAAGAAAGTCTTCTGCCTAACTTCGTCGGCATGCTGACCGATTCGCGGAGTTTCCTGTCATATCCACGTCACGAGTACTTCCGCCGCGTCTTATGTAATGTCATTGGTGAATGGGCTGAACGTGGCCAAGCACCAGATGACGAAGATTACTTGGGCAAAATTGTTGAAGATATTTCATATAATAATGCCCACGATCAGTTCCATTTCTTTGATCGAGATTAACCAAATCGCAGAACTAGTATGTTAGTGCACCAACAATTATGATTTAAAATTAAGGAGAGAACATCATGGAATACAATATCGCAGTTGTTAATTCAAATAGTTTTGGTCAGGTCTTCACAGAGCATTGGAAGGAATTGGAAGGCATTGGGACTGTTAAGCGGTTCATGCTGCCAACCGACATTGACGGTAAATCTTTAGCTGAAAAGCTTCACGGCTTTAACGTCATTATTGCCAGTGTGACCCCGTTCTTTAACAAAGAATTCTTCGATAACAAAGATGAACTTTTGTTAATTTCCCGTCACGGAATCGGCTTTAACAACGTTGATTTACACGCTGCCAAAGAACATGGCACTCAAGTTGCCATCGTCCCACAAAAGGTTGAACGAAATTCCGTTGCTGAAAACGAACTCGCCAATTTGATGGCCTTGGTTCGCCAAGTTGTTCCTTCATCAGAACGCGAACGCGCCGGCCGTTATGAAGACCGTGCCCAATTCATGGGTAACGAATTCAGTGGTAAGACATTTGGTGTGATTGGCTGTGGTAACATCGGCAGCCGAGTTGCTGAATTGTTCAGTATCTTTGGTGGACCAGTCTTAGTCAACGATCCACATCCGGCAACTGAACCGGAATGGTTTACCAACAACAACGTTGAACGCGTTGACCTTGAAACTTTGCTTAGCCGCTGTGATTATATTTCATTGAATGCTTCTCTGGATGACACCAGCCTTCATATGATTAACTCCAAGACCATTAAGAGCCTCAAGAAGGGTGCTTACATTTGTAATAATGCCCGTGGTGCCCTGGTTGAAGAAGACGCCATCAGCGCCGCCATCAAGTCTGGTCAGCTCTCCGGCTACGCTGCCGATGCAATGGAAGTTGAACCGGTTAAGGCAGACCATCCATTCTTGAAGAACGACCGGATCCTGGTTACGCCACATACTTCTGCTTATACTTATGAATGTCTTCACGGCATGGGCGAAAAATGTGTCAGCGATGTTAAGGCAATTGTTGCCGGCAAACGTCCGGGACGTGAGTTGACTCATAACTTGGACGATTAACGCGTTCCGGTTATATAAATGACAACCCGAGAACCTGAAACGGAGAATGTGATGATGGATTATATTATTGGAATTGACGTTGGGACGACCAGCACCAAAGCGCTGATTTATGATACCGACGGCAATATTTATGGCAAGGCCAATAAGGGCTATCCGCTTTATCAAGACACCCCTGATATGGCCGAAGAAGATCCGGATGAGATTTTCAACGCGACGGTTTCTGCCATGCAGGAAGTGGTGGCAAAAGCCAACATAACGGATGGCAAAGTGATTGCCATTTCCTGGTCTGCCCAACAGCACAGCTTGATTGCCTTGGATAAGGACTTTAAGCCGCTGACCAGGTCGTTGACGTGGGCTGACAACCGTTCCCAGAAGTATGCGGCGGAATACAAACAGAATGGCCGCGGGATGGAAATGTACAAACGAACCGGTTTGCCAATCCACCCGATGGGACCTTTCTACAAATTGCTTTATTTTAAAAATGAACGACCGGAAATCTTTGGCCAGGCCGCCTATTGGGTGGGCATCAAAGAATATATCATCTGGAAGTATACCGGGGTGCTCAAAGAAGAAGTCTCAATGGCTGCCGCAACCGGCCTGTTGAACATGAATTCTGCCCAATGGGACGAGGAAGCACTCAAAGAAACCGGCCTCACTGAAAAACAACTGCCTGAGTTGGTTGATACGACTGATAAATTCCAAGGAATTAAGCCAGAGTATGCCAAAGTGATTGGCATTGACAAGGACGTCTATTTTGTCATGGGCGCTACTGATGGCGCATTATCAACGATTGGTGTCGGCGCGATTCAAACCGGCGTCCTGGCAATCAACATCGGGACTTCGGCTGCCGTTCGGACCTTCGTCGACAAACCGCGGGTGGATCCCAAAGCCCGTTTGTACTGCTACCCAGTCATGAAGGGCAAGTATCTGGTTGGCGGCCCGATCAACAATGGTGGCATTGTCCTCAACTGGGCCCATGATTCACTGTTTGGCGGTGAAGTTGAAGCAGCAAAACTGCTGCACATCGACTCTTACGACATGCTTTCAAAGATTGCTGCCACGGTGCCAGCTGGGTCTGATGGCTTAATTTTCCATCCATACCTTGGCGGTGAACGTGCCCCATTATGGGATGCCAATGCCCGCGGGTCGTTCTTCGGCCTTAATCGCAAGCATACCCGCGCCCACATGATTCGTGCGGTTATGGAAGGGATTATGTACAATCTGTACTCAGTTACCTTGGCACTGAAAGAAGTTACCGGCGAACCCAAGGCCGTTCTGGCTGCCGGCGGATTCGCGCGGTCAACTCTTTGGACCCAGATGATGGCCGATATCTTCGAGCACAATATTGTCATTCCTGAATCTTACGAGAGTGGTAGTTTGGCAGCGATGTTTCTTGCCAAAATGGCTTTGGGATTGGAAGACAACCTTGAAGACATTAAGAAGTATATGGGCAAGGAAACCGTGTATGAACCAAACGAGGACGTCTTTAAACGTTATCGAACCCTGATGCCGATTTATCTGCGGCTCAGTCGCGATCTTTCTAAAGAATATGAAGGAATTGCGGAGTATCAACGTGAATTTTCAGATACTGATGAATAATTGGATTGAGGCGCCAATTCGTTTCTGCCGGTTGCGCGAAATGGATTGGCGCTTTTTTGGTTGTGCGATGATTCACCCAATTTGGTAGTGATTTTGGAAAATTAAAATAGCTAATATTGTCACAAACTCCTAACAAATAGTATACTTTTAGTTGTGGTTACGTTTTCATTTCGAATGGAAATATCCAATAAAAACAACGGAGGTACTGATTATGTCCAAAGTTCTGATTGTCAACGCAGGAAGTTCATCATTAAAATTCAAATTGTTTGAAATGCCCCAAGAAAAGGTGCTCGCTGACGGTGAGGTTGAGCGGTTGAACATGCCCGGCTCCAAAGTCAAAATCAAGTATGGCGACGGTGAAGTCTATAAAGCCGAAGAAGATAAGATTGATTACGAGCGTTCGGCGGGGATTATGTTGAACAATCTTAAAGATCTTGGCGTCATCGATCATTTACGGGATATTGACGCAATCGGTAACCGAGTTGTGGCTGGAAGTGACATCTTTGATAAAGTCGTCAAAATCGACGATGATAGTTTGTCACAAATTGTTGAGTTGGGCGATATTGCGCCGATTCATAATCCAGTCGAAGCTGAATACATTGAAATTATCCGCAGAATTTTGCCGGACACTGATCAGTATGCGATTTTTGACAGTGCCTTCTTTAAAGACGTTCCGGAAGTCAATTCGATTTACGGGATTCCCTATGAACTGACCAAGAAATTTACCATTCGTCGCTATGGTGAACATGGGATTAACCATGGTTTCATTACACAAGAAGCTGAAAAGGCGTTGGGCAATGACCACGCTAAATTAGTGACCCTTCATTTGGGCTCAGGGGCTTCTGTTGCTGCTGAAAAAGACGGCAAGTGTTATGACACTTCGATGGGGTTCACGCCGATGAACGGTCTTGTGATGGGGACTCGTTCCGGGGATGTCGACCCAGCCTTGGTACCTTTCTTTATGAAGAAAATGGGTGCCAGTGCTGAAGAAGTCATTGATATGTTCAACAAGCGTTCCGGCCTATTAGGCGTCTCTGGCGTTTCCTCTGATATGCGTGATTTGGAAGACTCTGATGATGACCGTGCCAAATTAGCCTTGGATATGTTTGTCAACCGAACGGTTAAGTATGCCGCCAGCTACATCACTGAACTCGGTGGTGTCGATGCCATCGTCTTCTCTGGTGGGATTGGTGAGCATGACAAATGGGTTCGCGAACAGGTTGTTAAGAAGCTGGAAATTTTCGGCATCAAATTGGACGGCGACCTTAACGAGCAGCAAAAGCCCGGCGACTTGGGCACCAAAGATTCATCAGCCAGAATCCTCTTAATTCCAGCTAATGAAGAGTTGGCAATGGTCCGGGATGTGGCCGCAGCCCTTTAAGACTCATAGATCGGTCGATTGTTTCAAATAAAACAAATGAAATTCTCCTCAAGTTAAAGGAAGTCCTTTAGCCTGAGGAGATTTTTTGGCTTTCAGATCAAAAAAATAAAAATCACGAAAGAAAATTGCGTAATTACTAATTATGGCATGCAAAGCGAGGGGGAACTCAGCATGCGCAACGGTGGCAGATTCTGTTACACCGGGCTGCCTGCTGATACTTTTAAACATTTCGGCAGGTAGTCAACATTTTTTGAGAAAGTAGTGATTTTATTGATTATCAAAAGCCGTCGGTCATGGATTGAACAAATCGTGATGGCGATTTTCTTCCTGATTGTCTACGTCATTGAGATGCTGGCATTTCAACATACGGCACCAATTGTTTTTTCGGTGATCCAACTGGTTTATGGTTTGATCGTCTTTGCCTTCGTGTACGTGGAGGTGGGAACGTATAAGGTAACAACCACCCGGTTGAAATTAACCACTAATTTGAAGGTGTGGTTCGCAATTTTTGCTGCCACGGTGATCGGGATGCTGTTACTGGAAGAGTTGCCAGCGACCGTCGTCACCACTTTGACGACCCGACACGTTGTGGTTAACACTCTGATTGCTCTGACAGCCGGATTCTTTGAAGAAAGTCTGGTCCGAGGATTGGTGTTTTCCGCCTTCCTACAAAACGCCAAGAACCACCGGCGTTCCCTGAAATTCACCAAAGCTGCCATCTATTCCTCGCTGGTGTTTGGCGGCCTGCATATGATGAATATGAGTCAGGACAACATCGAAGGCGTGATTCAGCAAGTCGTTTATACAGTCGTGCTAGGCCTCTTGTTGGTTGTGATTCGCGTGACGACCAATACTTTGATCTGGCCGATTGCCCTGCACTTCTTGATTGATTGGCAACCTGATATTGCTTCGGGCGCAGTACCTGATGCAACGAACTGGTTGGTGATTATCGGCGTCTTTGGTGTCATTCTGGTCGCTAGTGTGATTTACCTCGTAAAATTTGATCGTGAATATGAGAAGCAGCAAGCACAGAGCACAATTGGCTAACAAGTGAATTTTTCCATCAATAAAGAGCTCCAGATAAGGACGGTTTCGTTCTTATCTGGAGCTCTTTGAGTTGTTTGAGAAATGTTTGATTAATGATGGGTCTAGAATTCAACCTTGTACTTAATGCTGTAGGTCTTTTCTTCACCAGCTGGCAAGGTGACATCACCAAAGTCTTCGTGGTTAGGGGTGTCTGGCAAGTTTTGGGCTTCCAAAGCAATTGCCATGTATGGGCCGCCTTTTCCGCGGAGATAGTTGGTGCCGGTTAAATCATCCGGTGTGAAGACAACCAATGCATTGCGCTTGGAACTGATCGAAATGCTGCGGCCACTTTCGGGATCGGATAAGGTTGCGACTGGTTCGTCGTCTTGATGGTCATTGATTTCAAAGACTTCATCATAACTGTGACCAACTTCGGCCTTCATGTCGGCGATACCGACTTTGAGGTTTTGGTTATCGCGGAAGTCGTATGGGGTGTCATCCACGGCGACTTTCTTACCGGTTGGTGTCTTGTCCTTGTTCAATTCAAGGTACTTGTCGGCGTTGATTTGAAGTGATTGGCCGTTGATGCTGTCACCCTCACTCAAGTTGAAGTACATATGCTGGGTTGGGTTGAACAAAGTGTCGGCGTCACTCTTGGCACTGTAAGTAGCGGTTAATTCATTATCGTTATTGAGTGAGAAAGTAATCTTGACGTCGATGTTGCCGGGGAATGAATCCTCAGAAGAGTCGATGTGCTTGGTGAAGACGATGGTGTCACCATCAAATGATCCGTCCCAGATTTGGGTGTTGAACCCGTGGGGGCCACCATGCAAAGTCGTGGTGCCTTCGTTTGAATCAACGTGGTATTCCTGACCCTTGATCTTGAAAGTACCGTTGGTGATTCGGCCGGCGGTTCGACCGATTGCTTGGCAGAAGTATTGATTCTTCATCAATTCTTCACTGCTGGGCACACTGACCAAAATATTGGTTGGTTTGCCGTCAGGTCCGGGAACGTTGAATTCTTCCAGGGTTGCCCCAAAGGTAATTGCTGAAACAGAAACGTTGTGATCGTTGGTAATGGTGAACTTTTCAATGTCTTGACCATCTAACTTATCGAACAATTCTTTCTTGGTATTCATAGCATCTTTCTCCTTACGAAAATAAATTACGGTTGTGAAACCGCTTTTATCTGTATTATAATATGTTTTTGTACGGTGATGCAATACCAATTTTTTAATTTATCCGTATAATTCTATATAAATTTTACTCAAAGTATGATATTTTTATTACTGGAGTATTTTATTTAAATTCGAGAGGTTATATTATGACGACAATTTTGTATGTTTTATCGGGGATTACCGATTTATTAATTATTGCTTTTATCTTTATGGCAATGTATGAATTCGCCAGAAAAGATCAGACGAAGCCCAATCACCATTTTGGTATCTGGGCAATCGTTTGTGTCTTCATTACTTTTGGCTTGTTAATGTTAACGTAGAACACTTATCAATTTGAACGCGGGGGGATCTCATCATGGAAACAAAGTACGTCATGGTCAAGAAGAACATTAAATCACACATCATTAACGGGAAATACAAGATTAACGATAAAATCCCTACCGAGTCCGAGTTGATGGCAATGTATAAGGTCAGCCGCTACACGGTCCGCCGTGCAGTTGGCGACTTGGAGCATGAAGGCTATATTTATCGGGTTCAAGGCGGCGGTATGTATGTAAACGACTGGATCAACAATAAGGTCTCTTCTGACCGATCCAATCAAAACGTCGGCGTGGTCACAACTCACATTGCCAATTATATTTTCCCAAGCATCATCAGCGGCATCGATCAGGTGATCTCTGATGAAGGCTTGTCGATTCTCATTGGGAATACCCATGATGAATATGAAAAAGAACGTCATAACTTATTGAATATGCTGGACAATGATGTGGTTGGCTTCATTATTGAACCAACCAGAAGTACCTTGGACAACCCGAACCTCGACGTCTACCAGATGATTGTCGATTCCGGCAAGCCGGCGGTGTTCATTAACGCCCATTATCCACAATTAAATTTCCCATACGTTGAAACCAACGATACGGATGCCGAAAAGACTTTGGTCGACTATTTGTTGGATCATGGTCATGAACGGGTTTTGGGGGTCTTTCAAGTAGATGATCTCCAAGGCGTCCATCGAATGAACGGTTTCATCAAGTCCTACCAGACCCATCCCAACGTCTCAACTTCGGGCGATATCATGATGTATCGTTCCAGCGATGACATTCATGACGTCTTGGATAAGATCAAGACCCGGGTTCAGGTTGAGATGAATGCCCTGCCGACGGCGATTGTCTGCTATAACGATCAATTGGCCATTGAAGTCATTGGGATGTTAAGCAAAGAAGGCATTCAAGTTCCGGATCAAATCTCGGTTGCGGGATTTGATGATTATCAGATTTCTCAATATATTGATCCAACGCTGACCACGATGGATCATCCAAAACGAAAAATGGGCCACACGGCTGCCCAACTATTATTAGATATGTTGGATGGCAAGGATGGCAGTTCAAAAATTTTAGACTCGGATCTGATTGTTCGAGCCTCCACTAAAAGCATTTAATCCGGCTTTTAGAAAATAAATTCCAAGATCACTTCGCTTGAAAGGAGGTGATGCACGGCGGATTTCCCGTCCGTGTTTTATTTTCCAGAAAAATTTTGTGCTAACAAATAAAATATATCTTGATTTATGCGTATAAATATTTTATACTCTTTTTGTAAGCGATGTCAGAAACCGTTTACAGGTGCGCACAAAGTTTTTGCAATAATTGGTTTAATAAAATACGAATGGGGTGCTCGTTTTGAAAAAGGTCACAAATAATGGCTTTATATATACGTTTGGAGCCTTAGGTGGTTTGCTCTTCGGTTACGATATTGCGTCAGTTTCTGGTGCGATTCTGTTTATTGAAAAGCAACTTCACTTAGGACCATGGCAACAAGGTTGGGTTGTTAGTTCCGTATTAATCGGTGCGATTATCGGTGCTTTGGCAACAAGTAAGTTCTTGGATACTTATGGACGTCGTAAATTATTGATCTGGGCTTCGGTTATCTTCTTCATTGGAGCTTTAACATCAGGATTTGCGCCTGACTTCTGGGTACTTGTTTCTACCCGTGTGGTATTAGGTATTGGTGTTGGTATTACATCAGCATTGATTCCAGCTTACTTGCATGAATTGGCACCAAAGAGCATGCATGGTGCGGTTGCTACAATGTTCCAGCTGATGATTATGATTGGTATCTTGTTGGCATACATCTTGAACTACTCATTTGCTCATCTGTATACCGGCTGGCGTTGGATGTTAGGATTCGCTGCATTGCCTGCCTTCATTCTTTTCTTCGGAGCCCTTTTCCTTCCGGAAAGTCCTCGATTCTTAGTTAAGGTTGGTAAGACTGACGAAGCTCGCGAAGTCCTGATGGACACCAACAAGCATGATGCCAAAGCCGTTGATGTTGCTCTTACTGAAATTGAAGAAACTGCCAAAGCACCAGTTGGCGGCTGGAAAGAATTATTTGGTAAGGGTGTTCGTCCCGCATTGATTACTGGACTTGGCGTTGCCATCTTCCAGCAGGTTATTGGTAGTAACAGTGTTATCTTCTATGCGCCAACCATCTTTACTGATGTTGGCTGGGGAGTTATCGCCGCATTACTTGCCCATATCGGAATCGGTGTTGTTAACGTTATCGTAACTGTTGTTGCTATGTTACTGATGGATAAAGTTGATCGTAAGAAGATGCTTGAGTTTGGTGCTGCAGGAATGGGCCTTTCACTGGTCGTTATGTACGCCGTCCTCAAGTTCGATAATGGATCACACGTTGCCGCTATTGTGAGTGCCTTGGCACTGACCGTTTACATTGCCTTTTATGCAACAACTTGGGCACCAGTTACCTGGGTTCTGATTGGTGAAGTCTTCCCATTGAACATTCGTGGGTTGGGAACATCACTTTGTTCAGCAACCAACTGGGCAGCTGATATGATCGTTTCATTGACCTTCCCAATGATGCTTAGCTCATGGGGCTTGGACAATGCCTTCCTGTTCTACGCAGTTATCTGTGGAATTGCCATTTGGGTATGCCACAGCAAGTTCCTTGAAACTCGTGGTAAGTCACTTGAAGAGATCGAACTTGACCTTCATAAGGCTGCCGGAGAAGACGTTGCGTCAAACGTTACAAAATAGTTAACCAATTTTAGACATTTTGTCTAAAAATAATAAATCATCAAGAGGAGAGAAAACTATGTTACAAGTACCTGATTATGAATTTTGGTTTGTTACTGGTAGTCAACATCTTTACGGAGAAGAACAACTGAAATCCGTTGAAAAAGATGCACGAGACATGGTTGATAAGTTAAATGCTTCTGGCAAATTACCTTACCCAATCGTGTTCAAGATGGTTGCAACCACTGCAGACAGCATCACTCAATTAATGAAAGATGTTAACTACAATGATAAAGTAGCCGGAATTATCACTTGGATGCACACATTCTCACCAGCTAAGAACTGGATCCGTGGTACTAAGTTACTTCAAAAGCCATTACTCCACTTGGCAACTCAATACTTGGATCACATTCCATATGACACCATTGATTTTGACTACATGAACCTTAACCAAAGTGCTCATGGTGACCGTGAATACGGCTTTATCAATGCTCGTCTTCGTAAGAACAACAAGATTGTTTACGGCTACTGGGGTGATCCAGAAGTTCAAGACGAAATTGCTGACTGGGAAAATATTGCTGTCGCTTATGACGAAAGCTTCAAGATCAAGGTTGCCCGCTTCGGTGATAACATGCGTAATGTTGCTGTTACTGAAGGTGACAAAGTTGAAGCCCAAATCCAATTTGGCTGGACTGTTGATTACTACGCACTTGGCGACTTGGTAGAATCAGTTAACGCTGTTTCTGAAAGTGATATTGATGCCAAGTACAAGGAATTACAAGACAAGTACGAATTTGTTCAAGGCGACAATGACAAGGACAAGTACGAGCACTCAGTTCGTTACCAAATCCGTGAATACTTCGGAATCAAGAACTTCTTAGACAAAGGTAACTACTCAGCATTCACAACCAACTTCGAAGACCTTTATGGTTTGGAACAATTACCTGGCCTGGCAGCACAATTGCTCATGGCTGATGGTTATGGCTTCGGTGCTGAAGGTGACTGGAAGACAGCTGCCCTTGACCGCTTAGTTAAAATCATGACTCATAATCAGGCTACTGCATTCATGGAAGACTACACTCTTGAATTACAAAAGGGTCAAGAAGCTATCCTTGGATCACATATGCTTGAAGTTGACCCTGGCATTTCCAGCGACAAGCCACGTGTCGAAGTTCACCCATTGGACATTGGTGGCAAAGCAGATCCTGCACGTTTGGTATTTACCGGCCGTGAAGGTGACGCAATGGATGTTACCATCTCAGACTTTGGTAATGAATACCGCATGATCGGTTACGCTGTTGAAGGTCACAAGGCTCCAAAGCCAACTCCACATCTGCCAGTTGCAAAACAAATGTGGACACCAAAGATGGGCTTGAAGAATGGTGCTACTCAATGGATCCATGATGGTGGTGGACACCACACTGTCTTGACATTCAATGCTACTGAGACACAATTCCAAGACTTAGCTACGATGTTTGGCTTGACGTTTAACGATATCAAGTAGCAGAGTGTGAAGAGCAACGGGTGAGGCGTTTTCTAAGGGTACTTTGATTGAAGTCCCCGGGTTTGGGGCTTTAATTAAAGTGCACTTAGAAGTTAGCCTCAGTTGCTCGGAACATGTTTCAGCACAGTGTGAAGTGAGCCGGGAGATGCGTTTTCTAAGGGTACTTTGATTGAAGTCCCTGGGTTTGGGACT
Above is a genomic segment from Lentilactobacillus buchneri containing:
- the uxaC gene encoding glucuronate isomerase, with amino-acid sequence MSLLNDDFLLTTPMAKKLFHDHAEKMPIIDFHCHLDPKEIYENKNYKNISRIWINEGNFGDHYKWRLMRANGVPEDLITGDGDDYQKFLAWAGTIEKALGNPLFEWTHLELRRFFGINDVFNTKTAPAIWEKANQLLATDDFKPRNLIKRSNVQVVCTTDDPASDLKYHKLLKKEEDQNGFKVLPAMRPDKAFNLTDDGYGDYLDQLAKVSGKKITSFKSLVGALRQRFQYFESLGGRLSDHGLNFFHFVKASDDEMNDIIDKARNNKQLTKTEIDQYQTMLVEALMHLNKEFNWTMQFHMNVIRNANKPMLKSFGTDGGFDSMGTQPDLAQQFMKLLMDAQEEDQIPKMIIYSLNPNDWMELATGMGDFQQDGVQKLQLGAAWWFNDTFSGMKKQLTIMAEESLLPNFVGMLTDSRSFLSYPRHEYFRRVLCNVIGEWAERGQAPDDEDYLGKIVEDISYNNAHDQFHFFDRD
- a CDS encoding D-isomer specific 2-hydroxyacid dehydrogenase family protein — encoded protein: MEYNIAVVNSNSFGQVFTEHWKELEGIGTVKRFMLPTDIDGKSLAEKLHGFNVIIASVTPFFNKEFFDNKDELLLISRHGIGFNNVDLHAAKEHGTQVAIVPQKVERNSVAENELANLMALVRQVVPSSERERAGRYEDRAQFMGNEFSGKTFGVIGCGNIGSRVAELFSIFGGPVLVNDPHPATEPEWFTNNNVERVDLETLLSRCDYISLNASLDDTSLHMINSKTIKSLKKGAYICNNARGALVEEDAISAAIKSGQLSGYAADAMEVEPVKADHPFLKNDRILVTPHTSAYTYECLHGMGEKCVSDVKAIVAGKRPGRELTHNLDD
- the gntK gene encoding gluconokinase — protein: MDYIIGIDVGTTSTKALIYDTDGNIYGKANKGYPLYQDTPDMAEEDPDEIFNATVSAMQEVVAKANITDGKVIAISWSAQQHSLIALDKDFKPLTRSLTWADNRSQKYAAEYKQNGRGMEMYKRTGLPIHPMGPFYKLLYFKNERPEIFGQAAYWVGIKEYIIWKYTGVLKEEVSMAAATGLLNMNSAQWDEEALKETGLTEKQLPELVDTTDKFQGIKPEYAKVIGIDKDVYFVMGATDGALSTIGVGAIQTGVLAINIGTSAAVRTFVDKPRVDPKARLYCYPVMKGKYLVGGPINNGGIVLNWAHDSLFGGEVEAAKLLHIDSYDMLSKIAATVPAGSDGLIFHPYLGGERAPLWDANARGSFFGLNRKHTRAHMIRAVMEGIMYNLYSVTLALKEVTGEPKAVLAAGGFARSTLWTQMMADIFEHNIVIPESYESGSLAAMFLAKMALGLEDNLEDIKKYMGKETVYEPNEDVFKRYRTLMPIYLRLSRDLSKEYEGIAEYQREFSDTDE
- a CDS encoding acetate/propionate family kinase produces the protein MSKVLIVNAGSSSLKFKLFEMPQEKVLADGEVERLNMPGSKVKIKYGDGEVYKAEEDKIDYERSAGIMLNNLKDLGVIDHLRDIDAIGNRVVAGSDIFDKVVKIDDDSLSQIVELGDIAPIHNPVEAEYIEIIRRILPDTDQYAIFDSAFFKDVPEVNSIYGIPYELTKKFTIRRYGEHGINHGFITQEAEKALGNDHAKLVTLHLGSGASVAAEKDGKCYDTSMGFTPMNGLVMGTRSGDVDPALVPFFMKKMGASAEEVIDMFNKRSGLLGVSGVSSDMRDLEDSDDDRAKLALDMFVNRTVKYAASYITELGGVDAIVFSGGIGEHDKWVREQVVKKLEIFGIKLDGDLNEQQKPGDLGTKDSSARILLIPANEELAMVRDVAAAL
- a CDS encoding CPBP family intramembrane glutamic endopeptidase, whose amino-acid sequence is MILLIIKSRRSWIEQIVMAIFFLIVYVIEMLAFQHTAPIVFSVIQLVYGLIVFAFVYVEVGTYKVTTTRLKLTTNLKVWFAIFAATVIGMLLLEELPATVVTTLTTRHVVVNTLIALTAGFFEESLVRGLVFSAFLQNAKNHRRSLKFTKAAIYSSLVFGGLHMMNMSQDNIEGVIQQVVYTVVLGLLLVVIRVTTNTLIWPIALHFLIDWQPDIASGAVPDATNWLVIIGVFGVILVASVIYLVKFDREYEKQQAQSTIG
- a CDS encoding aldose epimerase family protein, translated to MNTKKELFDKLDGQDIEKFTITNDHNVSVSAITFGATLEEFNVPGPDGKPTNILVSVPSSEELMKNQYFCQAIGRTAGRITNGTFKIKGQEYHVDSNEGTTTLHGGPHGFNTQIWDGSFDGDTIVFTKHIDSSEDSFPGNIDVKITFSLNNDNELTATYSAKSDADTLFNPTQHMYFNLSEGDSINGQSLQINADKYLELNKDKTPTGKKVAVDDTPYDFRDNQNLKVGIADMKAEVGHSYDEVFEINDHQDDEPVATLSDPESGRSISISSKRNALVVFTPDDLTGTNYLRGKGGPYMAIALEAQNLPDTPNHEDFGDVTLPAGEEKTYSIKYKVEF
- a CDS encoding GntR family transcriptional regulator translates to METKYVMVKKNIKSHIINGKYKINDKIPTESELMAMYKVSRYTVRRAVGDLEHEGYIYRVQGGGMYVNDWINNKVSSDRSNQNVGVVTTHIANYIFPSIISGIDQVISDEGLSILIGNTHDEYEKERHNLLNMLDNDVVGFIIEPTRSTLDNPNLDVYQMIVDSGKPAVFINAHYPQLNFPYVETNDTDAEKTLVDYLLDHGHERVLGVFQVDDLQGVHRMNGFIKSYQTHPNVSTSGDIMMYRSSDDIHDVLDKIKTRVQVEMNALPTAIVCYNDQLAIEVIGMLSKEGIQVPDQISVAGFDDYQISQYIDPTLTTMDHPKRKMGHTAAQLLLDMLDGKDGSSKILDSDLIVRASTKSI
- a CDS encoding sugar porter family MFS transporter, with amino-acid sequence MKKVTNNGFIYTFGALGGLLFGYDIASVSGAILFIEKQLHLGPWQQGWVVSSVLIGAIIGALATSKFLDTYGRRKLLIWASVIFFIGALTSGFAPDFWVLVSTRVVLGIGVGITSALIPAYLHELAPKSMHGAVATMFQLMIMIGILLAYILNYSFAHLYTGWRWMLGFAALPAFILFFGALFLPESPRFLVKVGKTDEAREVLMDTNKHDAKAVDVALTEIEETAKAPVGGWKELFGKGVRPALITGLGVAIFQQVIGSNSVIFYAPTIFTDVGWGVIAALLAHIGIGVVNVIVTVVAMLLMDKVDRKKMLEFGAAGMGLSLVVMYAVLKFDNGSHVAAIVSALALTVYIAFYATTWAPVTWVLIGEVFPLNIRGLGTSLCSATNWAADMIVSLTFPMMLSSWGLDNAFLFYAVICGIAIWVCHSKFLETRGKSLEEIELDLHKAAGEDVASNVTK